From the genome of Kaistella daneshvariae, one region includes:
- a CDS encoding Crp/Fnr family transcriptional regulator, with protein sequence MHSILEKFITDRTEIGAETLREICSYFHVKETKRNEILLDYNEVCNCYYFINKGCIRLFTLSKDGAEHSRYFAFEGSFATALPSFIDQLPAHEYLQTVQKSELLYISRSDFYHLVDTIPQFARIYTEILELGFIMAQKRIYGFQGSDALEKVKWVLEHQPQLLQKVSNKMVASYLGMAPSILSRLKSKL encoded by the coding sequence ATGCACTCAATTCTTGAAAAATTCATTACAGACCGGACGGAAATTGGTGCAGAAACACTTCGTGAAATTTGCTCTTATTTTCACGTGAAGGAGACGAAGCGCAACGAAATTCTCCTGGATTACAACGAGGTTTGTAACTGCTATTACTTCATCAACAAGGGCTGCATCCGCCTTTTTACGCTTTCAAAAGATGGCGCGGAACATTCCCGCTATTTCGCTTTCGAAGGAAGTTTTGCCACCGCTTTGCCCAGTTTTATCGATCAGCTGCCCGCGCACGAATATCTGCAAACCGTACAGAAATCGGAACTTCTTTACATTTCCCGAAGCGATTTTTACCATTTGGTCGATACCATTCCGCAATTCGCGAGAATTTACACCGAAATCCTGGAGCTCGGATTTATTATGGCGCAAAAACGCATTTACGGTTTTCAGGGCTCCGACGCGCTGGAAAAGGTAAAATGGGTTCTTGAACACCAGCCACAGCTGCTTCAAAAAGTTTCCAATAAAATGGTCGCTTCCTATTTGGGCATGGCACCTTCCATTTTAAGCCGCCTAAAATCGAAATTATAA
- a CDS encoding GlcG/HbpS family heme-binding protein, with protein MKNIFLFLALLPVFGFAQNRVEPRTLTKSSYVKSVSTLTTDGAFELTKHAFEAAAALDKKVSVAVLDADGVIILLVRGENVGPHNTEASRRKAFTALSTKNASLTLMQNAAADPTAQNLNTLPELLLLGGGVPVWQNGQVIGSIGVSGAGGGLQDHNVAKQAVEKLGFSITK; from the coding sequence ATGAAAAATATATTTTTATTTCTTGCACTGCTTCCGGTTTTCGGATTTGCGCAAAACAGGGTGGAACCACGAACACTTACCAAAAGCAGCTATGTGAAATCGGTGTCTACCTTGACTACCGACGGCGCTTTTGAACTTACGAAGCACGCTTTTGAAGCTGCTGCGGCATTAGACAAAAAAGTTTCCGTAGCAGTTCTGGATGCAGACGGCGTCATTATTTTGCTTGTTCGCGGAGAAAATGTGGGCCCACACAATACCGAAGCCTCGCGCCGAAAAGCTTTTACGGCACTTTCCACGAAGAACGCGAGTTTAACACTGATGCAAAACGCGGCAGCGGATCCAACGGCGCAAAATTTAAACACTTTACCGGAACTTTTACTTTTGGGCGGTGGCGTACCGGTTTGGCAAAATGGGCAGGTAATCGGAAGTATCGGTGTTTCGGGCGCGGGCGGCGGTTTGCAGGACCATAACGTGGCGAAACAGGCCGTGGAAAAACTCGGTTTCAGCATCACCAAATAG
- a CDS encoding arsenate reductase ArsC, producing MKKKILVLCTGNSCRSQLAEGYLRHFAGEKAEVYSAGVETHGVNPKAIETMKEDGIDISNHTSNHIDEYRNIDFDFVITVCDNAKERCPYFPTKAKMFHHNFPDPAKATGTEDEVKAEFRAVRQEIKEYCENFVNENL from the coding sequence ATGAAAAAGAAAATTTTAGTGCTTTGTACCGGAAACAGCTGCAGAAGTCAGCTCGCGGAAGGATATTTACGTCATTTTGCCGGTGAAAAAGCCGAAGTGTACAGCGCGGGCGTGGAAACTCACGGCGTAAACCCAAAAGCCATCGAAACCATGAAGGAAGACGGCATTGATATTTCCAACCACACTTCCAACCATATTGACGAGTACCGCAACATCGATTTTGATTTTGTAATTACCGTTTGCGACAACGCCAAAGAACGCTGCCCGTACTTTCCCACCAAAGCAAAAATGTTTCACCACAACTTTCCGGATCCCGCAAAAGCCACCGGAACTGAGGATGAAGTTAAAGCCGAATTTCGCGCCGTCCGCCAGGAAATTAAGGAATATTGCGAAAATTTTGTGAATGAGAATTTATAA
- the uraH gene encoding hydroxyisourate hydrolase: MKNTILTALFLLITTFAFGQETKYQLSSHILDITKGQPAANVKIGLSKQEKSGKWIAVDEKQTDKNGRITDFLKEEKGVNHQGIYKLTYYTAPYFQALGQESFYPFIEVIFELKDNNHYHVPITLSAYGYSTYRGN; encoded by the coding sequence ATGAAAAACACAATTTTAACCGCCTTATTCCTGTTAATTACAACTTTTGCTTTTGGGCAGGAAACCAAGTATCAGCTTTCCAGCCATATTTTGGATATTACGAAAGGTCAGCCCGCGGCAAATGTAAAAATCGGACTGTCGAAACAGGAGAAATCCGGAAAATGGATTGCTGTGGATGAAAAACAAACCGATAAAAACGGCAGAATCACCGATTTTCTAAAAGAAGAAAAAGGCGTGAATCACCAGGGAATTTATAAGCTTACGTATTACACGGCGCCGTATTTCCAGGCGTTGGGCCAGGAAAGTTTTTATCCGTTCATCGAAGTGATTTTTGAGCTGAAAGACAATAACCATTACCACGTTCCGATTACGCTTTCCGCTTACGGATACTCAACGTACCGAGGAAATTAA